The following proteins come from a genomic window of Sphingobium cloacae:
- a CDS encoding zinc-binding dehydrogenase: MLALEKHGLKPTDGPVVVTGAAGGVGSVAIALLAKAGWHVIASTGRAKEADYLKSLGATEIIDRNELSGAGPPLGKERWIAGVDCVGSHTLANVLSMTRYGGAVTACGLAQGMDLPASVAPFILRGVSLLGIDSVMCPKPRRVEAWARLATDLDRGKLAGITSTIRLEDTIAAGADTLAGKVRGRLVVEIDRN; encoded by the coding sequence GTGCTTGCCCTTGAGAAGCATGGACTGAAGCCGACTGACGGGCCTGTCGTCGTCACAGGTGCGGCTGGTGGCGTCGGCTCGGTCGCGATTGCCCTGCTCGCCAAGGCTGGATGGCACGTCATCGCGTCGACGGGCCGGGCCAAAGAGGCGGACTATCTCAAAAGCCTCGGCGCGACCGAGATCATCGATCGCAACGAACTCTCTGGCGCCGGGCCGCCACTGGGCAAAGAGCGCTGGATCGCCGGCGTCGATTGTGTGGGATCGCATACTCTGGCCAATGTCCTGTCGATGACCAGATATGGCGGTGCCGTCACCGCATGCGGCCTCGCGCAGGGGATGGATCTCCCTGCCTCGGTGGCGCCCTTCATCCTGCGCGGTGTCTCGCTGCTCGGCATCGATTCCGTCATGTGCCCGAAGCCGCGTCGCGTTGAAGCCTGGGCACGCCTTGCGACCGACCTCGATCGCGGCAAACTTGCCGGGATCACCTCGACCATCCGTCTGGAAGATACCATCGCGGCCGGAGCCGACACTCTCGCGGGAAAGGTGCGCGGGCGTCTGGTCGTTGAGATCGATCGGAACTGA
- a CDS encoding SDR family oxidoreductase, with product MTIAVTGATGQLGRLVIASLKRKSTGEPIVALVRSPEKASDLGVEARAFDYAQPETLAPALAGIDTLLLISSSEVGQREAQHRNVIEAAKTAGIKRIVYTSLLHADRSPISLGEEHRATEALLASSGIPTTLLRNGWYTENYTGSIPATLENGALVGSAGEGRLSLATRADYAQAAAIVLTSDGHEGKTYELAGDDAVTLADLAAEISRQTGRNIPYRDLPQAEYAAILKQVGLPEGFAEGLATWDVDASNGALFDDGHQLSKLIGRPTTPLADAVRAQLAVQA from the coding sequence GTGACCATCGCCGTCACCGGCGCGACCGGACAGCTTGGCCGCCTCGTCATCGCAAGCCTGAAGCGCAAGTCGACCGGCGAGCCGATCGTGGCGCTGGTGCGCTCGCCCGAAAAGGCCAGCGACCTGGGTGTCGAGGCACGCGCGTTCGATTACGCGCAGCCTGAGACGCTCGCTCCGGCACTGGCCGGGATCGACACGTTGCTCTTGATCTCGTCGAGCGAGGTCGGGCAGCGCGAGGCACAGCACCGCAACGTCATCGAGGCCGCCAAGACGGCGGGCATCAAGCGTATCGTCTACACCAGCCTGCTGCACGCCGACCGATCGCCGATCAGCCTAGGCGAGGAGCACCGTGCGACCGAAGCGCTGCTGGCGTCCTCCGGTATCCCGACGACCCTCCTGCGCAATGGCTGGTACACCGAGAACTACACCGGCTCGATTCCCGCAACCCTGGAGAATGGCGCGCTCGTCGGCAGCGCTGGCGAGGGACGCCTGTCGCTCGCGACCCGCGCCGATTATGCCCAAGCCGCAGCCATCGTGCTGACCAGCGACGGCCATGAGGGCAAGACCTATGAGCTGGCCGGTGACGACGCGGTGACGCTCGCCGACCTTGCCGCCGAGATCTCGCGCCAAACCGGTCGCAACATCCCGTACCGCGATCTGCCGCAGGCCGAATACGCTGCGATCCTGAAGCAGGTGGGCCTGCCCGAGGGCTTCGCCGAGGGACTTGCGACATGGGACGTCGATGCCTCGAACGGTGCGCTGTTCGATGACGGCCACCAGCTCTCGAAGCTGATCGGACGTCCGACGACACCGCTGGCCGACGCCGTGCGGGCGCAACTCGCCGTGCAGGCCTGA
- a CDS encoding DODA-type extradiol aromatic ring-opening family dioxygenase, translated as MTMSVQPTYFIPHGGGPCFFMDDPRGVWSGMEAFLRSLPNSLAEKPKAILVVSGHWETDGFALTGAERPELIYDYYNFPPHTYQLRYDVPGSPALAARAAALLKDAGIPSSVDAKRGLDHGVFVPLKVAFPDADIPLIEMSVERGLNPALHVAAGRALAPLRKEGVLILGSGMSFHNMRAYGDPRSTPGSQAFDQWLAESMELDGPQRAERLTQWADAPSARFAHPPAKEEHLLPLMVAAGAAEGEGARVYAEEVLSTAISGFRFN; from the coding sequence ATGACCATGAGCGTCCAGCCTACCTACTTCATCCCGCATGGCGGCGGCCCCTGCTTCTTTATGGACGATCCGCGCGGCGTGTGGAGCGGTATGGAAGCGTTCCTGCGCAGCCTGCCGAACTCGCTTGCCGAGAAGCCCAAGGCTATCCTCGTCGTCTCGGGACATTGGGAGACGGACGGCTTTGCCTTGACCGGCGCCGAACGGCCCGAGCTGATCTACGACTATTACAACTTCCCGCCCCATACCTATCAGCTGCGCTACGACGTACCAGGCTCGCCCGCGCTCGCAGCCCGTGCCGCGGCTTTGCTCAAGGATGCGGGCATCCCCTCGTCTGTCGACGCGAAACGGGGCCTGGATCACGGCGTGTTCGTGCCCCTCAAGGTGGCCTTTCCGGATGCCGACATTCCGCTGATCGAGATGTCCGTCGAGCGGGGCCTGAACCCGGCCCTCCATGTCGCTGCCGGGCGCGCCCTCGCGCCGCTGCGGAAGGAGGGCGTGCTGATCCTAGGTTCGGGCATGAGCTTCCATAACATGCGCGCCTATGGCGATCCGCGCTCGACGCCCGGCTCGCAGGCGTTCGACCAGTGGCTGGCCGAAAGCATGGAGCTGGACGGCCCACAGCGGGCCGAGCGTCTTACGCAATGGGCCGATGCGCCCTCGGCGCGGTTCGCGCATCCCCCGGCCAAGGAGGAGCATCTGCTGCCCCTGATGGTCGCGGCCGGCGCGGCCGAAGGCGAAGGCGCCCGGGTCTATGCCGAGGAAGTGCTGTCGACCGCGATCTCGGGTTTCCGTTTCAACTGA
- a CDS encoding LysR family transcriptional regulator gives MADRLTGMDVFVKAIRLGGISAAARDLQMSPAMAAKHLDALEARLGTTLVQRSTRRLSLTEAGTDYFEKAERILMEIREAEAEASSRSITAQGLLRVSAPATFGVLHLASLIPAFSARHPEVTIELGFNDRYVDLLEERWDVAVRIGRLANSALVARKLVAMRVVLCAAPSYLARRGTPTRLADLGDHDCLGHTNASLVGTTSWAFGKDGTIKVPISGSTCSDNGEALVRAAIAGQGLVYGPRFIAAEALRAGQLSELELDEPPMMLGAAYAITHPTRRPAAKTRAWIDFLAEALPALGTDW, from the coding sequence ATGGCGGATCGGTTGACGGGTATGGACGTGTTCGTAAAGGCGATCAGGCTCGGTGGCATCTCTGCTGCCGCACGCGATCTGCAAATGTCGCCGGCGATGGCGGCCAAGCACCTAGACGCCCTCGAAGCGCGGCTCGGCACCACGCTGGTCCAGCGCTCGACGCGTCGGCTGTCGCTGACCGAGGCAGGCACCGACTATTTCGAAAAGGCCGAACGTATCCTGATGGAGATCCGAGAAGCCGAGGCGGAGGCATCGTCGCGGTCGATCACCGCCCAGGGACTGCTGCGCGTCAGTGCGCCCGCCACCTTCGGCGTTCTGCACCTTGCCTCACTCATCCCTGCTTTCTCCGCACGTCATCCCGAGGTGACGATCGAACTGGGCTTCAACGATCGTTACGTCGACCTGCTGGAAGAGCGTTGGGATGTCGCCGTACGGATCGGGCGCCTCGCCAACAGTGCGCTTGTTGCCCGCAAGCTCGTGGCGATGCGCGTCGTGTTGTGTGCCGCCCCCTCTTATTTGGCGAGGCGGGGAACGCCAACCCGCCTGGCCGATCTCGGCGATCACGATTGTCTGGGCCACACCAACGCGTCGCTTGTAGGAACGACATCGTGGGCGTTCGGCAAAGACGGGACGATCAAGGTGCCGATCTCAGGATCGACGTGTTCCGACAATGGCGAGGCCTTGGTTCGCGCTGCCATTGCGGGCCAAGGGCTGGTCTATGGGCCACGCTTTATTGCGGCAGAGGCGCTTCGCGCCGGCCAGTTGAGCGAGCTTGAGCTGGACGAGCCGCCTATGATGCTGGGAGCGGCATATGCCATCACACACCCGACGCGTCGCCCCGCCGCCAAGACGCGGGCGTGGATTGACTTCTTAGCCGAAGCACTCCCCGCTCTTGGCACCGATTGGTGA
- a CDS encoding zinc-binding alcohol dehydrogenase family protein yields the protein MRAIGYQQPGTIDRTEALVDIELPDPNATGRDLLVEVKAVSVNPVDTKVRAGSGSIHGDWRVLGWDAAGVVRAVGPEVRGFEPGDEVFYAGSIGRDGTNAELHLVDERIVGKKPASLDWAEAAALPLTAITAWEALFERLSVRTPVAGAAHALLIVGGAGGVGSMAIQLARQVPELIVIATASRPETQAWVGELGAHHVIDHRQPLARQVADLGIGAPAFIFSATHTDEHIEQIAELIAPQGRFALIDDPKTLDVVPFKRKSVSTHWEFMFTRSMFETADMETQGQILSAIASLVDAGEVRTTLTERFSPINAVNLKRAHQALESTTARGKIVIEGWQ from the coding sequence ATGCGCGCAATCGGCTACCAGCAACCCGGAACGATCGATCGCACGGAAGCTCTCGTCGATATCGAACTTCCCGATCCCAACGCTACCGGCCGTGATCTCCTCGTCGAGGTCAAGGCTGTCTCGGTAAACCCGGTTGACACGAAGGTTCGCGCTGGCTCGGGTTCGATCCACGGTGATTGGCGTGTCCTGGGTTGGGATGCCGCCGGTGTCGTTCGCGCTGTTGGCCCTGAAGTGCGCGGCTTCGAACCGGGCGACGAGGTGTTCTACGCGGGCAGCATTGGCCGCGATGGGACCAACGCCGAGTTGCACTTGGTCGACGAGCGCATTGTCGGGAAGAAGCCGGCCAGCCTCGATTGGGCAGAGGCAGCGGCGTTGCCGCTGACGGCGATCACCGCGTGGGAGGCCCTCTTCGAGCGATTGTCCGTGCGTACTCCTGTAGCCGGTGCAGCACATGCGTTGTTGATTGTCGGGGGTGCCGGCGGGGTAGGCTCGATGGCAATCCAGCTTGCTCGCCAAGTACCCGAGCTGATCGTCATTGCGACGGCCTCGCGCCCTGAAACGCAGGCCTGGGTGGGTGAGCTCGGTGCGCACCACGTCATCGATCATCGCCAGCCGCTGGCTCGGCAAGTGGCGGATTTGGGCATCGGCGCGCCGGCTTTCATCTTCTCGGCCACGCACACCGACGAGCACATCGAGCAGATCGCCGAGCTGATCGCCCCTCAGGGACGTTTTGCGCTCATCGACGACCCCAAGACGCTCGATGTCGTACCGTTCAAACGCAAGTCGGTGTCGACCCACTGGGAGTTTATGTTCACCCGGTCCATGTTCGAGACTGCTGATATGGAAACGCAGGGTCAGATCCTGTCGGCCATCGCCAGCCTCGTGGACGCCGGCGAGGTGCGCACCACCCTCACCGAACGGTTCTCCCCCATCAACGCCGTGAACCTCAAGCGCGCGCACCAGGCGCTTGAGAGCACTACCGCACGCGGCAAGATCGTCATCGAGGGTTGGCAGTGA
- a CDS encoding LysR substrate-binding domain-containing protein encodes MRYDLNLLPIFVALMEERSVTRAAERMGMTQPALSNALLRLRQMLQDQLFVRERYGIQPTPIALELSPLIAEALAQLDNAVLGQQAFDPVQAERLFTIAPNGYVEFVLVPAIVARLEKVAPGIKLRLTPFGNDLAETGVVSGTTALVLGRIVDPPDNLVVQHLMDEGLACAVRADHPAIGDAMTREQFETMKHVNIVPPGRMRAGLFQALAQQQLKRDVAISVTNFFAAAEMVAVTDYCATLPSLICRRLMHDPRLKILPAPVDLGSFPVEMAWHVRYRHDPAHRWLRALIGAIITDLTGKTAAAITPSPA; translated from the coding sequence ATGCGCTACGATCTGAACCTGCTGCCGATCTTCGTCGCGTTGATGGAGGAGCGCAGCGTCACGCGGGCTGCCGAGCGCATGGGCATGACGCAGCCCGCCCTCTCTAACGCCTTGTTGCGTCTGCGACAGATGCTTCAGGACCAGCTGTTCGTCCGCGAGCGCTACGGCATCCAGCCGACCCCGATCGCGCTTGAACTCTCACCGCTGATCGCCGAGGCACTTGCGCAGCTCGACAATGCGGTCCTCGGTCAGCAGGCCTTCGACCCGGTACAGGCCGAACGGCTCTTCACGATCGCGCCAAACGGCTATGTCGAGTTCGTCCTCGTCCCCGCTATCGTGGCGCGCCTGGAGAAGGTCGCGCCCGGCATCAAGCTCCGCCTGACCCCCTTCGGCAACGATCTTGCGGAAACAGGCGTCGTGTCGGGCACGACGGCGCTCGTGCTGGGCCGCATCGTCGATCCGCCCGATAACCTCGTCGTCCAGCACCTGATGGATGAAGGCCTCGCTTGCGCGGTCCGCGCCGATCATCCGGCCATCGGCGATGCCATGACGCGCGAGCAGTTCGAGACGATGAAGCATGTCAACATCGTGCCGCCCGGACGGATGCGCGCCGGTTTGTTTCAGGCGCTGGCGCAGCAGCAGCTGAAGCGCGACGTCGCGATCTCCGTGACCAACTTCTTCGCGGCAGCCGAGATGGTAGCGGTGACCGACTACTGCGCCACCCTGCCCTCGCTCATCTGCAGGCGGCTGATGCACGACCCCCGGCTGAAGATCCTGCCGGCTCCGGTCGACCTCGGCAGCTTTCCCGTCGAGATGGCCTGGCACGTCCGTTACCGCCACGATCCCGCCCACCGTTGGTTACGGGCGCTGATCGGCGCGATCATCACCGACCTCACGGGGAAGACGGCAGCGGCAATCACGCCGTCGCCAGCCTGA
- a CDS encoding type 1 glutamine amidotransferase domain-containing protein — protein MSKGQVLVLGSNATQLGLRSGSTATVGQYLNETAVPALALLDAGYDIVLATPNGTKPHIDAGSDTKDHFGGDEAAYQRAKDFFASHPAMNDVRTLKSVVDEGLDGFVGVFVPGGHAPIVDLMQDRDAGTILRHFHAAAKPTALLCHGPVVVVAALDDAPAFRKALEEGDDAGAADLARDWIYSGYRMTVFSASEEKIAEEQVLKGELYFDMEKALRSAGGDVSVTDKNFASNVVVDRELITGQNPASDRAMADALIEALDRAAA, from the coding sequence ATGAGCAAGGGTCAGGTTCTCGTTCTTGGATCGAACGCGACACAGCTCGGTCTGCGTAGCGGCAGTACCGCAACGGTCGGTCAGTATCTCAACGAGACGGCAGTCCCCGCGCTGGCACTGCTCGACGCCGGCTATGATATTGTTCTCGCTACGCCCAACGGGACCAAGCCGCACATCGACGCCGGCTCCGACACGAAGGACCACTTCGGCGGTGATGAGGCGGCATACCAGCGCGCCAAGGACTTCTTCGCCAGCCACCCGGCCATGAACGACGTCCGCACGCTGAAATCGGTCGTCGACGAGGGTCTGGACGGCTTCGTTGGCGTGTTCGTGCCGGGAGGTCACGCGCCCATCGTCGATCTGATGCAGGACCGCGATGCGGGCACGATCCTCCGTCACTTCCACGCGGCGGCCAAGCCGACCGCGCTCCTCTGCCACGGACCGGTGGTCGTTGTCGCCGCGCTCGACGATGCTCCGGCCTTCCGCAAGGCGCTGGAGGAAGGCGATGACGCTGGGGCGGCCGACCTGGCGCGAGACTGGATCTACTCAGGCTACCGCATGACAGTCTTTTCGGCGAGCGAGGAAAAGATCGCCGAGGAGCAAGTGCTGAAGGGCGAACTCTACTTCGACATGGAAAAGGCGCTGCGGTCGGCCGGTGGCGACGTCTCTGTCACCGACAAGAACTTCGCTTCGAATGTCGTCGTGGACCGGGAACTGATCACGGGTCAGAATCCCGCGTCGGACCGGGCCATGGCCGACGCGTTGATCGAAGCCCTCGATCGCGCCGCTGCGTGA
- a CDS encoding putative quinol monooxygenase: protein MTANVKIVAVLTARADTVDRLRALLDAMLKPSRAEPGNLRYDLWQDQSDPNRFVLDELYADADAVAAHRATPHFQNYLSQIGDLSERAAFVLNPVSST from the coding sequence ATGACCGCCAACGTGAAGATCGTCGCCGTCCTAACCGCCCGTGCGGATACCGTCGACCGCCTGCGCGCTCTGCTTGACGCCATGCTAAAGCCAAGCCGTGCCGAACCGGGCAATTTGCGCTACGATCTCTGGCAGGACCAGAGCGATCCGAATCGTTTCGTGCTCGACGAGCTGTACGCGGACGCGGATGCAGTCGCCGCCCACCGTGCAACGCCCCACTTCCAGAACTACCTCTCTCAGATCGGCGATCTGTCCGAGCGCGCCGCGTTTGTCCTCAACCCCGTCTCGTCAACCTGA
- a CDS encoding SDR family oxidoreductase: MTKGIEGKVVLITGGSTGIGAETARLLAERGAKVAIAARRKDRLDEVVADIAANGGTARSYALDVTDKSAVQSVVAAIIADFGRLDVLINNAGLMPIRPMAEVNTDEWDQMIDVNLKGTLYGIAAALPGFLEQGSGHIINLSSVAGIKVFAPGGTVYSGTKFAVSAISEGLRHEVGEKVRVTSIEPGAVESDLKFTTSGTAAETVLDFYKQAIPAASVARAIAFAVEQPDDVDVNAIVIRPTAQEF; this comes from the coding sequence ATGACCAAAGGTATCGAAGGCAAGGTCGTTCTCATTACCGGCGGCAGCACCGGTATCGGCGCGGAAACCGCGCGTCTTCTCGCGGAACGCGGCGCCAAGGTGGCCATCGCCGCGCGGCGCAAGGACAGGCTCGACGAGGTCGTCGCGGACATCGCCGCAAACGGTGGCACGGCACGTAGCTACGCGCTGGACGTGACCGACAAATCGGCGGTCCAGTCCGTGGTCGCCGCAATCATTGCCGACTTCGGCCGCCTCGACGTGCTGATCAACAACGCCGGGCTGATGCCGATCCGTCCGATGGCCGAGGTCAACACCGACGAGTGGGACCAGATGATCGACGTCAATCTGAAGGGTACGCTCTACGGCATCGCGGCGGCCCTTCCCGGTTTTCTCGAACAGGGCAGCGGTCACATCATCAACTTGAGCTCGGTTGCAGGCATCAAGGTCTTCGCACCGGGCGGCACGGTCTACTCCGGCACCAAGTTCGCCGTCAGCGCGATCAGCGAGGGCTTGCGCCACGAGGTGGGGGAAAAGGTCCGGGTCACGTCAATCGAGCCTGGAGCTGTCGAGAGCGATCTGAAGTTCACGACCTCTGGCACGGCTGCCGAGACGGTGCTGGACTTCTACAAGCAGGCCATTCCGGCGGCATCGGTGGCGCGTGCTATCGCGTTCGCTGTCGAACAACCTGATGACGTCGACGTCAACGCGATCGTCATCCGGCCGACCGCACAGGAGTTCTGA
- a CDS encoding putative quinol monooxygenase, whose protein sequence is MPKLALYVPLKAKPGKERDVADFLTSALPLVQAEPGTLTWYAIEEGPGAYAIFDTFDTEEDRQAHLDGKVAAALMDKAEELFSEPPQIHKFTLLAAK, encoded by the coding sequence ATGCCCAAACTTGCCCTGTATGTACCACTGAAGGCCAAGCCCGGAAAAGAGCGCGATGTCGCCGATTTCCTGACCTCGGCATTGCCGCTCGTTCAAGCTGAGCCGGGCACTCTGACCTGGTATGCGATCGAGGAAGGTCCCGGTGCGTACGCGATCTTCGATACGTTCGACACAGAGGAGGATCGGCAGGCCCATCTTGACGGCAAGGTTGCTGCCGCACTGATGGACAAGGCAGAAGAACTGTTTTCTGAACCGCCGCAGATTCACAAGTTCACCCTGCTGGCCGCGAAATAG
- a CDS encoding GlcG/HbpS family heme-binding protein has translation MRTTQTLDLNARTIIDAGIAEAERIGNPMNIAVVDAGGCLLAFARMDDAWRGSVDIAIGKAWTARAFDVETKALAKLAQPGADFYGIHASNDGKVMIFAGGVPIKEGETVIGAVGVSGGTGKQDQGVAEAAAQAFARG, from the coding sequence ATGCGCACCACCCAGACGCTCGACCTGAACGCGCGGACGATCATCGATGCGGGGATCGCGGAGGCCGAGCGGATCGGCAACCCGATGAACATCGCGGTGGTGGACGCGGGCGGCTGCCTCCTAGCGTTCGCGCGGATGGACGATGCATGGCGCGGCAGCGTCGACATCGCGATCGGCAAGGCGTGGACGGCGCGCGCGTTCGACGTCGAGACCAAGGCGCTGGCGAAGCTCGCCCAGCCGGGCGCCGACTTCTACGGCATCCATGCCTCCAACGACGGCAAGGTGATGATCTTCGCCGGGGGCGTGCCGATAAAGGAGGGCGAGACGGTGATCGGCGCGGTGGGCGTGTCGGGCGGCACCGGCAAGCAAGACCAGGGCGTGGCCGAGGCGGCGGCGCAGGCGTTCGCGCGCGGCTGA
- a CDS encoding glutathione-independent formaldehyde dehydrogenase has product MKAVVYNGPKDVSVNTIDDPKIEKQTDVIIRLTTTNICGSDLHMYEGRTSFEKGRVFGHENLGEVIEVGAAVDRIKKGDRVCMPFNVGCGFCENCERGLTGFCLTTNPGTAGAAYGFAEMGPWQGGQAELMRVPYADFNCLKLPEDAEEKEDDYVMLSDIFPTGWHGVELSGFLPGESIAIYGAGPVGLMAAHSAEIRSASQIFVVDSHDDRLKLAEAMGAIPIDMRKGDPAQQILDATGGLGTDRGVEAVGYQCCDRHGKERSNYTMNCLVKSTKATGGIGVVGVFIPEDPNAPDDLQKEGKMAFDFGNFWFKGQKIGTGQCNVKHYNRRLMKLIEQDRANPAQIISHRLPLDQAPDAYKHFDERDAGWTKVVLKPGT; this is encoded by the coding sequence GTGAAAGCTGTCGTGTACAACGGGCCCAAAGATGTTTCTGTCAATACCATCGATGATCCCAAGATCGAAAAGCAGACCGATGTTATCATCCGGCTGACCACGACCAATATCTGCGGGTCGGACCTTCACATGTATGAGGGCCGTACCAGCTTCGAGAAGGGCAGGGTCTTCGGTCACGAAAACCTTGGCGAGGTCATCGAAGTCGGCGCTGCCGTAGATCGTATCAAGAAGGGCGATCGCGTGTGCATGCCGTTCAATGTCGGTTGCGGTTTCTGCGAAAATTGCGAACGCGGTTTGACGGGTTTCTGCCTCACGACCAACCCTGGAACCGCCGGCGCAGCGTATGGCTTTGCCGAGATGGGTCCGTGGCAAGGTGGTCAGGCCGAGTTGATGCGCGTTCCTTATGCGGACTTCAATTGTCTGAAGTTGCCTGAGGACGCTGAGGAGAAGGAGGATGACTATGTCATGCTCTCCGACATCTTCCCCACCGGTTGGCATGGCGTCGAACTGTCGGGTTTCCTGCCTGGCGAAAGCATCGCGATCTACGGCGCCGGTCCGGTCGGTTTGATGGCCGCGCACTCAGCCGAAATCCGCAGTGCCTCTCAGATCTTCGTGGTCGATTCTCACGATGACCGCCTGAAACTGGCCGAGGCGATGGGCGCTATTCCGATCGACATGCGCAAGGGCGATCCCGCCCAGCAGATCCTTGACGCGACCGGCGGCCTCGGGACCGACCGGGGGGTCGAGGCGGTCGGGTATCAGTGTTGCGACCGCCACGGCAAGGAGCGCAGCAATTACACGATGAACTGCCTCGTCAAAAGCACGAAGGCCACCGGCGGAATCGGCGTCGTCGGCGTGTTCATTCCGGAAGACCCGAACGCGCCCGACGATCTCCAGAAGGAAGGCAAGATGGCTTTCGACTTCGGCAACTTCTGGTTCAAGGGCCAGAAGATCGGCACCGGCCAGTGCAATGTAAAGCACTATAACCGGCGACTGATGAAGCTTATCGAGCAAGACCGGGCCAATCCTGCCCAAATCATCTCGCACCGACTGCCGCTCGATCAGGCACCAGACGCCTACAAGCATTTCGACGAGCGCGATGCTGGCTGGACGAAGGTCGTGCTCAAGCCGGGCACCTGA
- a CDS encoding type 1 glutamine amidotransferase domain-containing protein — MTLEGKSIAILIAPRGTEEPEFSKPKRAVEDAGGKVTVVSFEPGKARTVNGDLDEGGSYTIDKTFSEVKADDFDGLVVPGGTVGADKLRGSDEAIGFIRAFFDQKKPVAAICHAPWTLIEAGVLKGRTLTSYPTLKVDIENAGGAWTNEEVVVDNGLVTSRDPNDLPAFCAKLVEEIAAGN, encoded by the coding sequence ATGACTTTGGAAGGCAAATCGATTGCCATTCTGATCGCACCCCGCGGGACGGAAGAACCAGAATTCTCGAAGCCCAAGCGAGCTGTCGAGGACGCTGGTGGCAAAGTGACCGTGGTCAGTTTTGAACCTGGCAAGGCTCGCACAGTCAATGGCGATCTCGACGAGGGCGGCAGCTATACTATCGACAAGACGTTTTCCGAGGTGAAAGCCGACGATTTCGACGGACTTGTTGTGCCCGGAGGGACTGTCGGTGCTGACAAGCTGCGCGGCAGCGACGAGGCAATCGGTTTCATCCGGGCGTTCTTCGATCAGAAAAAACCTGTCGCGGCTATATGCCATGCACCCTGGACATTGATCGAGGCGGGCGTGCTCAAGGGTCGCACCTTGACGTCCTACCCGACGCTGAAGGTCGATATCGAGAACGCCGGCGGTGCATGGACCAATGAGGAAGTCGTGGTCGACAACGGCCTTGTTACCAGCCGCGATCCCAATGATTTGCCCGCCTTCTGTGCCAAACTCGTCGAGGAAATCGCAGCAGGGAATTAA